The region GACGCCCTCGGTGCTGAGCCCGATGAAAACCCCGTCGGCCCCGAAGACCTCGCCCGCACCATGTACCGCCTCCTCGGCATCAATGCCTCCAAGCGCATCGTCGTCGAAAACGTCCGCCCCATCGACATCGTCAACGGCGGCGAGGTGCTGAAGGACCTGCTGGCATAAATCAGCAGCGGCTCACTGTGCCGATCATCCACGCATCGCCCGCTGCCGCAGGAAGTGATCCGCTACGACGAGGTGCACCATCGCCTCCACCATCGGCACGGCACGCGGCAGCACGCAGGGGTCATGGCGACCGCGTGCGGAGAGTGTCGTGTCTTCGCCGGTATTCGTCACCGTCTTTTGCTCGCGGAGCACGGTGGCCGTCGGCTTGAAGGCCACGCGGAAGACGATGTCCTCCCCGTTGCTGATGCCGCCCTGCACGCCGCCGCTGCGGTTCGTGCGGGTACGCACGGTTTTGCCATCCATGTAAAACTCATCATTGTGCTCCAGGCCCGTCATGGTGGTGCCTGCGAAGCCACTCCCGATCTCAAAACCCTTCGTCGCCGGCAGACTGAGCATCGCCTTCGCCAAATCGGCCTCCAGGCGGTCAAAAGCCGGTTCGCCCAGCCCCGCAGGCACGCCGCGCACCACACACTCGATCACACCGCCCACGCTGTTGCCCTCACTGCGGACTTTTTCGATCAGCTCGATCATTTTCTCCGCTGCGACGGGATCACAGGTGCGGACGATGTTCGACTCGATGAGTGAAGAGCAAAGGGCCGAAGGCGGAGGAACATCGGCGTGGATGTTTTGCACCGTTTTGACATACGCTAGGCACTCGTAACCGCCCAGCGAGTGCTGCAGCACCTTCCGCGCGATGGCACCCGCCGCCACGCGGCCGATCGTCTCCCGCGCACTCGATCTGCCACCGCCACTGACGGCACGGATGCCGTACTTCGCATCGTAGGTGTAGTCCGCGTGACTCGGGCGGTAAGACTGCTGCATCTCCGTGTAGGCGGAGGGGCGCTGATCCGTATTGCGCACAAAAATGCCGATCGGCGTGCCCAGCGTCTTTCCATCCAGCACACCGGACTGGATTTCCGCCACATCATCCTCTTTGCGCGGCGTGGTGATCTTGCTCTGGCCCGGCTTACGGCGATTCAGCTCATGCTGGATGTCCTCGACAGAAAGCGGGATGCTCGGCGGGCAGCCATCCACGACCACGCCGATCCCTGGACCGTGTGATTCGCCCCAGGTGCTGATGCGGAAAAGAGTGCCGTAGTTGCTCGCCATAGGCCATCATCTATGGGTCCAAAGTGCGCACTGCAAAGTTCAAAGTTGTCCTTCGCCGCAAAGTAGGCTGAAATGATCACATGCCCCTCCCGCGCTGGTTCCTCGCCGCCTTTGGCTGCGCCGCACTCACCTCCCACCTACATGGGGCAGAGGTCGTGGAGTATGAAGGGGCGAAATACCACCTCTACCGGCTCGAAAAGGCTGATTGGGCCCATTTGCAGCTCGCCTGGCTCGGGGCCGATGGACGGCCCCTCGGCGACTTCAACGGCCTGCGCCGTGATTTAGCCGCCCAAGGCCAAAAAATCGTCTTCGCGACCAATGCGGGCATTTTCGGGCGTGGGCCGAAACCTTGCGGCCTCACCATTTGCAGCGGCAAACAGCTCGTACCGCTCAATGTGCGACCTGGGGAGGGAAACTTCTACCTCAAGCCCAACGGCGTCTTCTTCCTCGATGACGAAAAAGGCCCTGGTGTCATGGAAGCGGCAGAATTCGCCCGCAGCGGCCTCCAGCCGCGATTAGCGACTCAAAGTGGCCCGCTCATGCTCCGAGGCGGCATCATTCACCCCGCCTTCAACCTCAACTCACCCAACCGCCGACTGCGCAACGCCGTCGGAGTGCGCAAAAAAGACCAGCAAATCATCTTTGCCATGAGTGACCGGGACGACGCCCAGCGTGGCACCGTCACCTTTCACCAATTCAGCCGCTTCTACCTCCACCTCGGCTGTGAAGACGTCCTCTACCTCGACGGCGACATCTCCAACATGCTCATCGACCCACCCGCCGACGCCAAGCTCACGCCGAACACCTTCGCCGCCATGTTCTACGTCAGCCAAGCGGCGACGAAGTGAGCTCCCCGCATGAGGGAGGCCGAAAGGCTTTCATCTCCATTCTTCAAAGCGGTGTTTTGAGTCCCGCAGCCTTCGCCAGCGCCTTTTGACGGGCATCAAAGGTCAGGAAGTTCTTCGCGGAAAGGTGCTTTGCCGTCGCGAGGTGCAGGATGTCGAGCGTGCGGTTGCCAGTCAGCCCCGTGTGCTTCTCTGAAAGGTGCTCCGCCATGCGCAGAACCGCGTCCTCCTCCGTCGGCACGATCTCCACATGCCCCGCCGCGATGTCCGACTCCCAATCCGCCAACATCTGGTCTGCCTCTTTCTGGCTGTAGCCCTTTTTCTTGTCCTGACTGTGCAGCCACACCTGCAGCCGGATCGCCTGCCGAAACTCAAACTCCAGGAGCTTGGAGACGCGGATGGGTTCGGTCAGGGTATTTCGATAAGCCCAAGCCGCCTCAGAGTGTTCTTGAACGCGATAAATTGAGCAGAGAAAGCTGGTGTCTGGGTAGTCGTTCATGGCTCCCCAGTTTCAAAAGCTCTCATCTCCTCCACCTCGGCTGCGCTAAACACTCGGTCACCCCAGATTCGCTTCGCCCGTGCTCTGAAATCCGGCAAGGGCGGACGCTGCTTTGTCGCGGGCTTGGACCTCGACAAGGTAGCGACAGGTTTGTTGTGTTTGGTGATCTGAATTTCCTCGCCTCCCCGAAGCAAAGCTTCAATGCGGGCAAAGTCATAGCGAAGGTCGCGAATGGTGGCCGTTTTCATGCTGGGCAGAGTATCACAAAGTTTTGTCACAATGTCCAGCGGTGGGATATGGCAAAACGACGACGTCGGCAGTCATGCGCTGCGGCGTGCTGCTAATGACTGGGCAACTTCCAAGAACACCTGCTCACCAGGAATTGTTTTGACGCGACCTGCACGGATGTCTTCCATCCGCCCCTTCACTTCGGCGAACTGTTCTTCATCTAGCGAAGCTTCGCTCGCGATGGTCGGAATGAGGCGCTCGACCAATTGCAGTCTCGATTCGTCCGATAGGGCGAGTGCATCCGAGTAGAGTGTATCAACGGTGGCAATCATGGAGCGAGATGAATGGCTGGGTGTGTGAGCGTCAATATTTGAGCAAGCTACTTGCTCAGCAGCTTCTCCAGCTCCTCCACGGTCGTGACAGGGGCTTGGCAGGTGAAGTTTTGGCAGAGGTAGGCGGCGGGGTGGCCGTTGAGGGGTTTCATGCCGGAGAGGGCTTCGTTGTGCTCGGAGAGCCATTTTTGGGCTTCGCCGCCGTCGGCGTGCAGGAGGACGGCGTGGGGCAAAAATTGGCTGTGGAGGTGTTTGGCGAGTTTTTGGAGCTCGGGGGCGGTTTTGTCGCCAGCGAGGACGATTTGCGTTTTGCCGCGATGGAGGAGCTCGAAGGCCATGGCCATGACGGGGACGGCGGAGGGGCTTTTTTCGAGTGTGGAGCCGAAAAGGGCGAAGAGCTTCTCTGCCTGCGCACGGTAGCTGTCTTTGGCGAGCATGGCGCTGAGGCGGACGAGGTTGAGGGCGGCGAGGGAGTTGGGGGAGGGCTCTGCGCCGTCGTAGTCTTCTTTGATGCGCAGGACGCTGTGGGCCATGTCGGTGTGGACGCTGTAGTAGCCGCCGTTTTTCGTGTCGAGGAACTGGGCGTCCATCTCGGTCTGGAGGGAGACGGCCCACTGGAGCCATTTCACGTCAAAGGTGGCCTCATAGAGGTCGAGTAGGCCGTGGATGAGGCAGGCGTAGTCGATGGCGAAGGCGGTGGGGCCACGCTGGCCGCTGCACCAGGAGCGATGGAGGTTTTTGCCTGGGGTGGTGCAGAGCTGATCGTGGATGAACTGGGCGGCCTGGGTGGCGAGTTGGATGATTTTGGGGTCATCAAATGCGGCACCGGTGCGGGCGAGGCCGGAGATGAGGAGTCCGTTCCAGGAGGCGATGACTTTTTCGACGCGGTGGGGGCGTGGGCGCTGATTGCGGGCGGTGGCGAGCTTGAGGATGGCTTCGTCGATGATGGCACGGACCTCTTCGGGGGTCTTATTGAAGTATTCGGCGGTTTTTTTGATGGAGACGGCGCGGTAGAGGGTGTTGAGGCCTTTGAGCTCGCCGTGGGGATCACTTTCTGGACGGGCGTTGCCGTCGCGGCGGGCTCCGTAGGCGTAGCGGAAGAGGCTGCCGTTTTCTTTGCCGAGGAGTTCGTCGATTTCGGTGGCTTTCCAGACGTAGAAGGCGCCTTCGGTTTTGTGGTCGGATTCGGCGCTGGCGAGGCTGTCGGCGTCTTCGGCGGAGTAGAAGCCGCCGCTCTCATGGCGGAGATCGCGCTGGAGGTAGTCGATGGTGCTGCGGGCGATACTTTCGAAGAGGGGATTGCGCTGGGTGAGCTTCCAGGCCTCGGTGTAGGCGGTGAGGAGCTGGGCCTGGTCGTAGAGCATTTTTTCGTAGTGCGGGATGTGCCAGTAGGCATCGACGCTGTATCGGTGGAAGCCGCCGCCGATGTGGTCACGCATGCCGCCATTGGCCATGCCGCGGAGGGTTTTGGCGGTCATTTCCATGGCCCAGTCGCTTTCGTGATCGCGCTCGCTGTCTTTGCGGCAGGCGAAGGCGCGGTGGATGCGCATGAGGAGATTGAGCGAGGTGGGGCGGGGGAATTTCGGGGCGCTGCCGAAACCGCCTTCATGGTAATCGAAGCTGCTGCTGAGGTCGTCGTAGGCTTTTTGAAGGATGGCGCTGGGATCGAGGCCGGTGACTTCTTTGTTTTCGTTGTCGAGATGCTCTTGGAGCTTGTCCACGGAGCGGGTGGCTCGTTCTTCGATGCCTTTGCGGTCTTCCTTCCAGATTTTGGCGAGCTCGGTGAGGAGGTTTTTGAAGCCGATGCGGCCGGGGGTGTTTTCCGGTGGGTAGTAGGTGCCGCCGTAGAAGGGCTTTAGCTCGGGGGTGAGGAAGACGCTCATGGGCCAGCCGCCGCTGCCGCTGGCGGCTTGGACATAGGTCATGTAGGTGAGATCGACGTCGGGCCGCTCTTCGCGATCGACTTTGATGGAGATGAAGTTTTCGTTGAGGAGCTTGGCGGTGTCTTCGTTTTCGAAGGACTCACGCTCCATGACGTGGCACCAGTGGCAGGTGGAGTAGCCGGAGGAGAGGAAGATGGGCTTGTCCTGCTGGCGGGCGAGCTGGATGGCCTCTGCCCCCCAGGGGAGCCAGTTCACGGGATTGTGAGCGTGCTGGAGCAGGTAGGGTGAGCGCTCCTGGGCGAGGGCGTTGGTGTGCTGGGGCGTGGTGACGGTTTTTTCGCTCATGGGGGAGGGAGCGAAACGTCGCTACGCATGGCAGAGTTGCAAGGCGGGGCTTTGCAGGATGCGGGCGCGGTGAGGGAGCAAAAGGACGGGCTCAGATGCCAGTGATGGTGCCGCTTTCATCGACCTGGATGCGCTCGGCAGAGGGGATCTTCGGTAGGGCGGGCATGCGCATCATGGTGCCGGTGAGGGCGACGAGGAAACCGGCTCCATTGGCGATCTCGAAGTCGCGGACGGTGATGGTGAAGCCATGGGGGCGGCCGCGTTTTTTCGCGTCGTCGCTGAGGCTGTCCTGGGTCTTGGCCATGCAGATGGGGAGCCGGTCAAAGCCGCTTCGGGCGAAGAGGGCGAGCTTGTTTTTTGCCTCGTCGGTGAGCTGGACGCCGTCTGCGCCGTAGATCTGTGTGGCGATGGCGTGGAGCTTCGCCTCGACGCTGTCGCTGTCCTGGTAGAGCATGGGAAGGGGCGCTGACTGCACCGGGAGCGCGGCGAGGACGGTTTCGGCGAGTTGCACGGCACCTGCGCCGCCTTCGCCAAAGACATTCGCTGTGGCACAGGGCACACCACGGCTGCGGCAGAAGTCGTGAACGAGGGCGATCTCCTCGGGGTGGTCGTTGGTGAATTGATTGATGGCGACGATAACTGGGCGCTGGAATTTCGCAGCGCTATCGAGGTGTGCGGCGAGGTTTTCGAGTCCGCGAGCGAGCGCTGCGGTGTCTGTCTGCGTGAGCTGATCGAGGGCGGCTCCGCCGTGCATTTTCAGAGCACGCACGGTGGCGACGATGACGATGGCGGCAGGTGCGAGGCCACTCTGGCGGCACTTGATGTGCATGAATTTCTCTCCGCCGAGGTCGAAGGCGAAGCCGGCCTCGGTGACGGCGAAGTCGGCGTGGGCGAGTGCCATGCGGGTGGCGAGGACGCTGTTGCAGCCGTGGGCGATATTGGCAAAGGGGCCGCCGTGGAGGAAGGCGGGGACGCCTTCGATGCTCTGCACCAGATTGGGCTGGAGGGCGTCTTTGAGCAGGGCCATGAGCGCTCCGGTGACGCGGCATTCTTTGGCAAAGACGGGCTCGCCCTCTGGCGTGAAACCGGTGACGATGCGGTCGAGTCGTGCACGCAGATCGGCCATGTTTTCGCTGAGGCAGAGGATGGCCATGACCTCCGAGGCGGCGGTGATGTCAAAGCCGGTGCTGCGCTCGGTGGGCTTGCCAGTGCTGGTGCGGAGGTGGCGCAGGGCACGGTCATTCATGTCCATGACACGCTTCCAGAGTACACCTTCGGGCCGCAGGCGTGATTCTCCATTGAACAGCTGGTTGTCGATGACGGCGGAGAGGAGGTTGTTCGCACTGGTGATGGCGTGGAAGTCGCCGTTGAAATGCAGATTGATGGACTGCGCGGGCTGTACGGTGCTTTTGCCGCCGCCAGTGGCTCCGCCTTTGCGTCCGAAGACGGGGCCCATGGATGGCTGGCGCAGGGCGAGGGCGACTTTTTGCCCGATTTGCTTCAAACCCTGCGCAAGGCCGATGGAGACGGTGGTTTTGCCCTCGCCCGCTGGCGTCGGGGTGATGGCGGAGACAAGGATGAGCCGCCCAGGCGATTTTTTGGCCTTCAGGGCATCCAGACTGACTTTGGCCTTATCATGACCGTAAAAGCTGAGGTGGTCTGGTGAGATGCCGAGTTCGGTGGCGACGTGCGAGATGTCTGGAAGCATGGTGCGCCCATGATGGACGGCAAAACGCGAGCGCAACAAGGAATCACGGCGAGGTGACTTTCAGCCGCAGAAAGCGGTGCTGCGTGCTGGAGTAGGCAGCAGAGTCACGGACGGTGAGGAGTGTGTGATCGGCATTGTCCACGGCGGCGGTCACATTGTCGTCAGTGAAACCATCTGCGCTGGTCCACACGGTGCCCCAGGTGAGGAGATCCGTGCTGCCTTCCACCGTGTAGGTCAGAGCGGCAAATTTACGCACTTTGAAGGTGAGGGTGGCTTTGTTTGCCCCAGCATCGCTGCTGGTGCCCAAGATGGGCTCGGCGCTGCCATTGGAGGCGAGCGGGCCGCTCATGAGGGCGTATTCGAGGAGGTTTTTGCGCCCATCTGCATCAGGATCA is a window of Verrucomicrobiaceae bacterium DNA encoding:
- a CDS encoding type II toxin-antitoxin system Phd/YefM family antitoxin; its protein translation is MKTATIRDLRYDFARIEALLRGGEEIQITKHNKPVATLSRSKPATKQRPPLPDFRARAKRIWGDRVFSAAEVEEMRAFETGEP
- a CDS encoding thioredoxin domain-containing protein, whose translation is MSEKTVTTPQHTNALAQERSPYLLQHAHNPVNWLPWGAEAIQLARQQDKPIFLSSGYSTCHWCHVMERESFENEDTAKLLNENFISIKVDREERPDVDLTYMTYVQAASGSGGWPMSVFLTPELKPFYGGTYYPPENTPGRIGFKNLLTELAKIWKEDRKGIEERATRSVDKLQEHLDNENKEVTGLDPSAILQKAYDDLSSSFDYHEGGFGSAPKFPRPTSLNLLMRIHRAFACRKDSERDHESDWAMEMTAKTLRGMANGGMRDHIGGGFHRYSVDAYWHIPHYEKMLYDQAQLLTAYTEAWKLTQRNPLFESIARSTIDYLQRDLRHESGGFYSAEDADSLASAESDHKTEGAFYVWKATEIDELLGKENGSLFRYAYGARRDGNARPESDPHGELKGLNTLYRAVSIKKTAEYFNKTPEEVRAIIDEAILKLATARNQRPRPHRVEKVIASWNGLLISGLARTGAAFDDPKIIQLATQAAQFIHDQLCTTPGKNLHRSWCSGQRGPTAFAIDYACLIHGLLDLYEATFDVKWLQWAVSLQTEMDAQFLDTKNGGYYSVHTDMAHSVLRIKEDYDGAEPSPNSLAALNLVRLSAMLAKDSYRAQAEKLFALFGSTLEKSPSAVPVMAMAFELLHRGKTQIVLAGDKTAPELQKLAKHLHSQFLPHAVLLHADGGEAQKWLSEHNEALSGMKPLNGHPAAYLCQNFTCQAPVTTVEELEKLLSK
- a CDS encoding addiction module protein, which codes for MIATVDTLYSDALALSDESRLQLVERLIPTIASEASLDEEQFAEVKGRMEDIRAGRVKTIPGEQVFLEVAQSLAARRSA
- a CDS encoding phosphodiester glycosidase family protein, which gives rise to MPLPRWFLAAFGCAALTSHLHGAEVVEYEGAKYHLYRLEKADWAHLQLAWLGADGRPLGDFNGLRRDLAAQGQKIVFATNAGIFGRGPKPCGLTICSGKQLVPLNVRPGEGNFYLKPNGVFFLDDEKGPGVMEAAEFARSGLQPRLATQSGPLMLRGGIIHPAFNLNSPNRRLRNAVGVRKKDQQIIFAMSDRDDAQRGTVTFHQFSRFYLHLGCEDVLYLDGDISNMLIDPPADAKLTPNTFAAMFYVSQAATK
- the aroC gene encoding chorismate synthase — its product is MASNYGTLFRISTWGESHGPGIGVVVDGCPPSIPLSVEDIQHELNRRKPGQSKITTPRKEDDVAEIQSGVLDGKTLGTPIGIFVRNTDQRPSAYTEMQQSYRPSHADYTYDAKYGIRAVSGGGRSSARETIGRVAAGAIARKVLQHSLGGYECLAYVKTVQNIHADVPPPSALCSSLIESNIVRTCDPVAAEKMIELIEKVRSEGNSVGGVIECVVRGVPAGLGEPAFDRLEADLAKAMLSLPATKGFEIGSGFAGTTMTGLEHNDEFYMDGKTVRTRTNRSGGVQGGISNGEDIVFRVAFKPTATVLREQKTVTNTGEDTTLSARGRHDPCVLPRAVPMVEAMVHLVVADHFLRQRAMRG
- a CDS encoding type II toxin-antitoxin system VapC family toxin, translated to MNDYPDTSFLCSIYRVQEHSEAAWAYRNTLTEPIRVSKLLEFEFRQAIRLQVWLHSQDKKKGYSQKEADQMLADWESDIAAGHVEIVPTEEDAVLRMAEHLSEKHTGLTGNRTLDILHLATAKHLSAKNFLTFDARQKALAKAAGLKTPL
- a CDS encoding formate--tetrahydrofolate ligase — encoded protein: MLPDISHVATELGISPDHLSFYGHDKAKVSLDALKAKKSPGRLILVSAITPTPAGEGKTTVSIGLAQGLKQIGQKVALALRQPSMGPVFGRKGGATGGGKSTVQPAQSINLHFNGDFHAITSANNLLSAVIDNQLFNGESRLRPEGVLWKRVMDMNDRALRHLRTSTGKPTERSTGFDITAASEVMAILCLSENMADLRARLDRIVTGFTPEGEPVFAKECRVTGALMALLKDALQPNLVQSIEGVPAFLHGGPFANIAHGCNSVLATRMALAHADFAVTEAGFAFDLGGEKFMHIKCRQSGLAPAAIVIVATVRALKMHGGAALDQLTQTDTAALARGLENLAAHLDSAAKFQRPVIVAINQFTNDHPEEIALVHDFCRSRGVPCATANVFGEGGAGAVQLAETVLAALPVQSAPLPMLYQDSDSVEAKLHAIATQIYGADGVQLTDEAKNKLALFARSGFDRLPICMAKTQDSLSDDAKKRGRPHGFTITVRDFEIANGAGFLVALTGTMMRMPALPKIPSAERIQVDESGTITGI